The following proteins are encoded in a genomic region of Bacteroidota bacterium:
- a CDS encoding tetratricopeptide repeat protein, whose product MKFKHLFITIFFISFVSCNNNKQIEEKNEKILDYQTLKNINNLNIDRLYTEISLKIDDTVKVNNLITIFRLSIKNRPVREDILDEAQNISEKLNYETGLADCLSKKGVNARYNHKYLRSISFHKEAIKHYENSWYIKGKIKNLNSLAVSYRRLNMEEEAIKHYIESIHLSEKNNIPKSTAIALNGIGNSHIALHRYDDAIKYFKRSLSLKKADGSERGMGYDYNNLGEAYMYKKQYDSAFYYHSKSLEIANKLNIKNDKAIIYSSIGFMFQNKGELNKALNYYSKATPTLKENKSKRLLSFTLINTGITYKLLHNYSKAKEYITEGLDLSKEISSKENIVLGHEALSNLSESNGNYKKAIEEYKLMNLYRDSIFNIQSENNMVAMNIKYESEKKDEKINRLKLESKVQNSKIIILILAVAIIIIIAVFSIFYQRISLRNQNLELEEMRNDIKRHVDQIANLKDKEINSDRNIEFVSEKINEFDLTEREKEVLKYISLGLKNKEIANKMFVSLSTVKTHTMNIFNKLDVRNRIEAAKKAQTL is encoded by the coding sequence ATGAAATTTAAGCACCTGTTTATTACCATCTTTTTTATATCATTTGTTTCATGCAACAACAATAAGCAGATTGAGGAAAAAAATGAAAAGATTCTAGATTATCAGACTTTAAAAAACATAAATAACCTTAACATAGACAGACTCTACACTGAAATATCTTTAAAAATTGATGATACGGTAAAGGTCAACAACTTAATAACAATTTTTAGATTATCTATTAAAAACAGACCGGTAAGAGAAGATATTTTAGACGAAGCACAAAACATCTCAGAAAAATTAAACTACGAAACCGGGCTAGCTGACTGTTTGAGCAAAAAAGGAGTTAATGCCCGTTATAATCACAAGTACCTCCGATCGATAAGCTTTCACAAAGAAGCCATCAAGCACTATGAAAATTCATGGTACATTAAAGGTAAAATCAAGAATCTCAACAGCCTGGCCGTTTCATACAGGAGGCTTAACATGGAAGAAGAAGCCATAAAGCACTATATTGAGTCAATACATTTATCAGAAAAAAATAACATTCCAAAAAGTACAGCTATCGCCCTAAACGGTATAGGGAATTCACACATAGCTCTGCACAGATACGATGATGCCATAAAGTATTTCAAAAGATCTTTAAGCCTTAAAAAAGCTGATGGAAGCGAAAGGGGAATGGGATATGATTACAATAATTTGGGAGAGGCTTATATGTATAAAAAACAATACGATTCAGCTTTCTACTACCATAGCAAATCATTAGAAATTGCGAACAAACTAAATATCAAAAACGACAAAGCAATTATTTACAGCTCAATTGGATTTATGTTTCAAAACAAAGGAGAATTAAATAAGGCTTTAAATTATTACTCAAAAGCTACCCCAACCTTAAAGGAAAATAAAAGCAAACGCTTATTAAGCTTTACTCTGATCAATACAGGAATAACATATAAACTATTACATAACTACTCAAAAGCAAAAGAATACATCACGGAAGGCTTAGACTTATCTAAGGAAATATCATCGAAAGAAAACATAGTATTAGGACATGAAGCTCTTTCAAATCTATCAGAATCCAATGGCAATTATAAAAAGGCAATCGAAGAGTATAAACTGATGAATTTATACAGAGACAGTATTTTCAATATTCAAAGTGAAAATAACATGGTTGCTATGAATATTAAATATGAATCGGAGAAAAAAGATGAGAAAATAAACAGACTCAAGCTTGAATCGAAGGTACAAAACAGTAAAATTATTATTCTAATACTTGCTGTTGCGATAATAATAATTATTGCAGTATTTAGTATATTTTATCAGCGTATTTCCCTGAGAAACCAAAATCTGGAACTAGAAGAAATGCGCAATGACATAAAAAGACATGTTGATCAAATTGCAAATCTAAAAGATAAAGAAATTAATAGCGACCGGAACATAGAATTCGTTTCTGAAAAAATAAATGAATTCGACCTAACCGAAAGAGAAAAAGAGGTCTTAAAATATATTTCTCTTGGGCTGAAAAATAAGGAAATAGCCAATAAAATGTTTGTTTCATTATCTACCG
- a CDS encoding nitrous oxide reductase accessory protein NosL: MRYRSILFIVIISQLWACNLEPKEINYGKDQCNFCNMKIEDDQHSAEVITKKGKVFKYDAIECMMRDYNEAHNKVAMFFVNDYDSAKTLVNAKETTFLISKNLPSPMGEFLTGFSDSSSAKKMLEEKGGKLYSWDELTSYFENMQSHDE, encoded by the coding sequence ATGCGTTATCGCTCAATTTTATTTATTGTAATTATTTCACAATTGTGGGCCTGTAATTTAGAGCCTAAAGAAATTAATTACGGAAAAGATCAGTGCAATTTCTGCAATATGAAAATTGAAGATGATCAACATTCTGCAGAAGTCATCACAAAAAAGGGAAAAGTATTTAAGTACGATGCCATCGAGTGTATGATGCGCGATTATAACGAAGCTCACAATAAGGTGGCTATGTTTTTCGTAAATGATTACGACTCAGCTAAAACCCTTGTCAATGCCAAAGAAACTACTTTTTTAATAAGTAAAAATCTACCCAGTCCGATGGGTGAATTTCTTACGGGATTTTCCGACAGTAGTTCTGCAAAAAAAATGCTGGAAGAAAAAGGAGGTAAACTTTACAGTTGGGATGAGCTGACATCATATTTTGAAAATATGCAATCCCATGATGAATAA
- a CDS encoding cytochrome c, giving the protein MKNLLKVLLISIPILISGCAEDESSKKEVKDPIKKTDKKIEAPEEVSGSDYGIGPISKGDVTLTDEVDAAMAEQGKIVYDKMCTACHKANKKFIGPAPKGIMERRTPEWIMNMILNPEQMVKEDPIAKQLLIDFNGAPMANQNLTKEEARHVLEYFRTLK; this is encoded by the coding sequence ATGAAAAACTTATTAAAAGTACTTTTAATCTCAATTCCTATTTTAATTTCAGGTTGTGCCGAAGATGAATCTTCAAAAAAAGAAGTTAAAGATCCTATAAAAAAAACGGATAAAAAAATTGAAGCTCCTGAAGAAGTTTCAGGTTCCGATTATGGAATTGGCCCTATTTCGAAAGGTGATGTTACCTTAACCGACGAAGTAGATGCTGCGATGGCTGAACAAGGCAAAATAGTTTATGACAAGATGTGTACTGCATGTCACAAGGCTAATAAAAAATTTATAGGACCTGCTCCAAAAGGGATTATGGAACGACGTACTCCTGAATGGATCATGAATATGATTCTCAACCCCGAACAAATGGTTAAAGAAGATCCTATTGCCAAACAATTATTAATTGATTTTAACGGTGCACCAATGGCCAACCAAAATCTTACTAAAGAAGAGGCTCGTCATGTGTTAGAATATTTTAGAACATTAAAATAA